Proteins from a single region of Cydia pomonella isolate Wapato2018A chromosome 13, ilCydPomo1, whole genome shotgun sequence:
- the LOC133524291 gene encoding CUE domain-containing protein 1, with product MASTMQLEFTQAMTDFKTMFPDMDDDVIEAVLRANQGAVDATIDQLLAMSTDNQNERLRLEMERVEGASPRKPRRTPRQQRNGEDNDTTALVDIDDDSVPLAVRRKWVPRMLGPLPPMFLRIPPGTDARIDLSLDMDDDRIATFLQNEEFMAELRWNQEFMAALDSEQGKTKGDDEADFKERLKNMGKLSRKKFAQLSRMFSRGAGASRRSGGARAPPRGPPDSLLLQEEHSDDEDHHRPHKV from the exons ATGGCGTCCACGATGCAGCTGGAGTTCACCCAGGCGATGACGGATTTTAAGACGATGTTCCCGGACATGGACGACGACGTGATCGAGGCGGTGCTGCGCGCGAACCAGGGCGCCGTGGATGCCACCATCGATCAGCTGCTGGCGATGAGTACCGACAACCAAAACGAGAGGTTGCGACTGGAGATGGAGCGGGTGGAAGGCGCGAGCCCGCGCAAGCCGCGCCGCACACCGCGCCAGCAGCGCAACGGCGAAGACAACGACACCACGGCACTCGT AGACATCGACGACGACTCAGTACCGCTAGCCGTACGAAGGAAATGGGTACCGCGAATGCTTGGACCTTTACCGCCCATGTTTCTGCGCATACCACCTGGCACTGACGCGCGAATAGACCTGAGTTTAGACATGGACGACGACCGAATCGCCACGTTTCTGCAGAATGAGGAGTTCATGGCGGAACTTCGCTGGAACCAGGAGTTCATGGCGGCGTTGGATAGTGAGCAGGGGAAGACGAAGGGTGATGACGAAGCAGATTTTAAGGAGCGGCTTAAAAATATGGGGAAAT TATCGCGCAAGAAGTTCGCACAACTATCGCGCATGTTCTCACGCGGCGCGGGTGCGTCGCGGCGCTCAGGCGGTGCGCGCGCGCCTCCGCGTGGTCCGCCCGACAGTCTGCTGCTGCAGGAGGAACACAGCGACGATGAAGACCATCATCGGCCACACAAGGTTTAA